CGATCCGGGGCGGCTCGAGGCCTCGATCGGCGAGCTGCGGCGCCGTGGGCTGACGCGGCTCGCAGAGCAGGGCGAGCGCTGGCGGACGGGCCGGACCGCTCCGGAGCTTCTCGCCCTCCGCTGGTCCATTGTCGTATATCGCCAGGCTGCTCTGCGCGTGGCGCTCGCCGACTGATCCCGGAGACCGGTCGATCACCAGAGAATCGTCGTGCCCATGCCGGCCGTCGGGGGCTCGCTCGCGTCTGTCACGCCCGCGTTGAACTGCGCGTCGACCTGGACGTTGGGGGCGACCATCCACATGAGGCCGCCGCCGACCTGGATGGCGATGTCCGCTCGCTCGCTCGCGATGGCGTAGCCCTGCACGAACGCGCCGAGCACGTCGAGGAGCTGCCAGGTGAACTTCAGGCTGCCGCCGCCCTCGAAGTAGCGCACCGTCTCGCCGGTGGTCTCGTCGACGGTCACGCGCACGTGGGCCACGGCGTTCGGGGTGAGGGTGAGCGGGCCCCAGAAGCTCCAGTCGATGTTGAGGTCCGCGAACCAGCCCGCCTCGGCAGCTCCGAACCCGTCGGTGCCGAGGGGCAGGCTGACCTCCCACACCGAGCTGACGGCGAGTGTGTCGTGGAGCTGGCCGCCGATCTTGAAGCCGATGGAGGGATCGTCGACGCCGTAGCGGTCTCCGGTGTCCGGGAAGCGGCCGACCGCGTTCGGTCCGCGGACGCGCGCTTCGAGCCAGTGGAAGACGCCGAAGCGCATGGAGAGGAGGGGGAGCGACCCTTCCGGGGTGTCCCCGAACGCGGCGGAGACCCCCAGCTCGGTGCTGAGGCGACCTTGCGCGGCGATCCCGGTGGTGTTCGCGAACCCGGGCCGGTCGGAGGTGAAGGTCGCGGGGAGCTCTCCGCCCGAATCCTGCGCGCTGGCCCACGCTGGCAGGAGCGTGAGGCAAGTCGCGAAAACGCAGTGAAATCGCATGCGCATGGCTGGGGACACGCTACCACGGGCGCCAGGGAAGACTTCGGAAACGGGCGCGTATGCCTCCGACGTGAACCGCCACGGAGCAGCAGCCATGTCCTTCGACGACACCTTCATCGGCTACGCCACTCACCCCGAGGACGACCGGACCGCCCGCGCGAAGTTTCCGCGCCCGGAAGACCGCACCTCGGTGGAGACGTTCCGCGAGGACCGCCCGAAGAGCGACGTGCGCGCCGTCATGCGGCGCGAAGATACCGACCGCACCATGTTCACGCAGGACATGCTCGACGAGCTGCGC
This portion of the Sandaracinaceae bacterium genome encodes:
- a CDS encoding transporter, with protein sequence MRMRFHCVFATCLTLLPAWASAQDSGGELPATFTSDRPGFANTTGIAAQGRLSTELGVSAAFGDTPEGSLPLLSMRFGVFHWLEARVRGPNAVGRFPDTGDRYGVDDPSIGFKIGGQLHDTLAVSSVWEVSLPLGTDGFGAAEAGWFADLNIDWSFWGPLTLTPNAVAHVRVTVDETTGETVRYFEGGGSLKFTWQLLDVLGAFVQGYAIASERADIAIQVGGGLMWMVAPNVQVDAQFNAGVTDASEPPTAGMGTTILW